The Azospirillum baldaniorum genome window below encodes:
- a CDS encoding ABC transporter ATP-binding protein translates to MSSSSLTVQGLAKRYGDFVALAPTDLVVADGEFLTLLGPSGSGKTTLLSLLAGLVPPDEGIVRIGAQDVTYAPPYERDIGVVFQNYALFPHMTIAENIAFPLKMRKIPEAEAKKRAREALEMVHLPHIAGRYPRELSGGQQQRVALARCMVYKPSIILMDEPLGALDKKLREHMQLEIKHLHRELGTTVVYVTHDQEEAMTMSDRICLMNSGRIEQLGTPADLYFRPRTLFVADFLGESNLLPASLGPRLGDEAEIRLGSTGLPGRALANGQDLPPGSPVRVMVRPQNLTIARPSGDEPAVMGRVSDVMVTGSLTKVYMQPLDDALPPLVAAFATRNEAEAICIDDVLALSWDSRDAVVIADRGPAAMPATTAKAA, encoded by the coding sequence ATGTCGTCGTCCAGCCTAACCGTCCAGGGCCTCGCCAAGCGCTATGGCGATTTCGTGGCGCTCGCCCCCACGGATCTCGTGGTCGCCGACGGTGAATTCCTGACCCTGCTCGGCCCGTCGGGCTCGGGCAAGACGACGTTGCTCAGTCTGCTCGCCGGGCTGGTTCCGCCCGACGAAGGAATCGTGCGCATCGGCGCGCAGGACGTGACCTACGCCCCGCCCTACGAGCGCGACATCGGCGTGGTGTTCCAGAACTACGCCCTGTTCCCGCACATGACGATCGCCGAGAACATCGCTTTCCCGCTGAAGATGCGGAAGATCCCGGAGGCCGAGGCGAAGAAGCGCGCGCGCGAGGCGCTGGAGATGGTCCACCTGCCGCACATCGCCGGGCGCTACCCGCGCGAGCTGTCGGGCGGCCAGCAGCAGCGCGTCGCCCTGGCCCGCTGCATGGTCTACAAGCCGTCGATCATCCTGATGGACGAGCCGCTGGGCGCCCTCGACAAGAAGCTGCGCGAGCACATGCAGCTTGAGATCAAGCATCTGCACCGCGAGCTGGGCACCACGGTCGTCTACGTCACCCACGACCAGGAAGAGGCGATGACGATGTCCGATCGCATCTGCCTGATGAATTCCGGCCGCATCGAGCAGCTCGGCACGCCGGCCGACCTCTATTTCCGCCCGCGCACCCTGTTCGTCGCCGACTTCCTCGGCGAATCCAACCTGCTGCCGGCCTCGCTGGGGCCGCGGCTGGGCGACGAGGCGGAGATCCGGCTGGGCAGCACCGGCCTTCCGGGCCGCGCGCTGGCCAACGGCCAGGACCTGCCGCCGGGCTCCCCGGTGCGGGTGATGGTGCGGCCGCAGAACCTGACCATCGCCCGTCCCTCGGGGGATGAGCCGGCCGTGATGGGCCGGGTGTCCGACGTGATGGTGACCGGCAGCCTGACCAAGGTCTACATGCAGCCGCTCGACGACGCCCTGCCGCCGCTGGTCGCCGCCTTCGCCACCCGCAACGAGGCCGAGGCGATCTGCATCGACGACGTGCTGGCGCTGTCCTGGGACAGCCGCGACGCCGTGGTGATCGCGGACCGCGGCCCGGCGGCCATGCCCGCAACCACGGCCAAGGCGGCCTGA
- a CDS encoding ABC transporter permease subunit, with product MSDQIMTMPHAAPRRGAPPAWRKPVLMGAPIVLLLTVFLVFPVGQLLALSVYNGQGFTLAPYQQLFSSSLYVTVLWITLKISLATTLVAVAGAYPIAYLISVTKGPAKSRLIFWVLLAFWTSFLVRAFAWVIILGRNGVINGTLMSLGIIDRPIDLLYGFGSVLVGMVHAMLPLAVMTMLAVMENIDRTLPRAASTLGARPGTAFWTVYFPLSLPGVAAAAIMVFVSAIGFFIVPALLGGRRETMITQLIIDQIQQTLNWGLAGAISVLLLTVVLAVFVLYDRVFGFATLTGETAGAAHNRDTAMRRLGGRVLGLLGAASDALLGLFPRRRPRGTGEMPSATLRTLVWTMLVLVSLPAFLMIPLSFGKAGLAWPPTGFSLQWYEQLFQSPLWMQALTRSLVVAFGTGLLSMAIGVPAAFLMVRSRMRGKGAMLAFILSPVIVPRMIIAVGMFYLFAQMGLVGTILGLVIGHTVVAVPYVVMTMTAVLRNYDTRLDLAAQSLGARPLAALRHVTFPILGAGMLSSFLFAFATSFDELTISLFSSGGLSATLPKQFWDEVTLQVSPVIAAVSTGLLVFVAVLIYAADRLRRRSLAS from the coding sequence ATGAGCGACCAGATCATGACCATGCCCCACGCCGCTCCACGGCGCGGCGCCCCACCGGCCTGGCGCAAGCCGGTGCTGATGGGCGCCCCCATCGTCCTGCTCCTCACCGTCTTCCTGGTCTTTCCGGTCGGCCAGCTCCTGGCGCTCAGCGTCTACAACGGCCAGGGCTTCACACTGGCTCCCTACCAGCAGCTCTTCTCGTCCAGCCTCTACGTCACCGTGCTGTGGATCACGCTGAAGATCTCGCTGGCGACGACACTGGTCGCGGTGGCCGGGGCCTACCCCATCGCCTACCTGATCTCCGTCACCAAGGGCCCGGCGAAGAGCCGTCTGATCTTCTGGGTGCTGCTGGCCTTCTGGACCAGCTTCCTGGTGCGCGCCTTCGCCTGGGTCATCATCCTCGGCCGCAACGGCGTCATCAACGGCACGCTGATGTCGCTGGGCATCATCGACCGGCCGATCGACCTGCTCTACGGCTTCGGCTCCGTGCTGGTCGGCATGGTGCACGCCATGCTGCCGCTGGCGGTGATGACCATGCTAGCGGTGATGGAGAACATCGACCGCACCCTGCCCCGCGCCGCCAGCACGCTCGGCGCGCGCCCCGGCACCGCCTTCTGGACCGTCTATTTCCCGCTGTCGCTGCCCGGCGTCGCCGCCGCGGCGATCATGGTCTTCGTGTCGGCCATCGGCTTCTTCATCGTGCCGGCCCTGCTCGGCGGACGGCGCGAGACGATGATCACCCAGCTCATCATCGATCAGATCCAGCAGACGCTGAACTGGGGCCTCGCCGGGGCGATCTCGGTGCTGCTGCTGACGGTGGTGCTGGCGGTGTTCGTGCTCTACGACCGCGTCTTCGGCTTCGCGACGCTGACCGGCGAGACCGCGGGGGCCGCGCACAACCGCGACACCGCCATGCGGCGTCTGGGCGGCCGGGTGCTCGGACTGCTGGGTGCCGCGAGCGACGCCCTGCTCGGCCTGTTCCCGCGCCGCCGCCCGCGCGGCACCGGCGAGATGCCGTCGGCCACCCTGCGGACGCTGGTGTGGACCATGCTGGTGCTCGTCAGCCTGCCGGCCTTCCTGATGATCCCGCTGTCCTTCGGCAAGGCCGGTCTGGCCTGGCCGCCCACCGGCTTCTCCCTGCAATGGTACGAGCAGCTGTTCCAGTCGCCGCTGTGGATGCAGGCGCTGACCCGCTCGCTGGTGGTGGCCTTCGGCACCGGCCTGCTGTCGATGGCGATCGGCGTGCCGGCGGCCTTCCTGATGGTGCGCAGCCGGATGCGGGGCAAGGGCGCGATGCTGGCCTTCATCCTGTCGCCGGTGATCGTGCCGCGCATGATCATCGCCGTCGGCATGTTCTACCTGTTCGCGCAGATGGGGCTGGTCGGCACCATCCTGGGTCTGGTGATCGGCCACACGGTCGTTGCCGTCCCCTATGTGGTGATGACGATGACGGCGGTTCTGCGCAACTACGACACCCGGCTCGACCTCGCGGCGCAGAGCCTGGGCGCCCGTCCGCTGGCGGCGCTGCGCCACGTCACCTTCCCGATCCTAGGGGCCGGCATGCTGTCGTCCTTCCTGTTCGCCTTCGCCACCTCCTTCGACGAGCTGACCATCTCGCTGTTCTCGTCGGGCGGTCTCAGCGCCACCCTGCCCAAGCAGTTCTGGGACGAGGTGACGCTGCAGGTCTCCCCTGTCATCGCGGCGGTGTCCACCGGTCTCCTCGTCTTCGTCGCGGTGCTGATCTACGCCGCGGACCGGCTGCGCCGGCGCAGCCTGGCCTCCTGA
- a CDS encoding dihydrodipicolinate synthase family protein, translating into MLDATKLRGILPATPTPVTADGTIDVAASKALFSWLNRQGIDGVVPLGGTGEYGALARAERNRFAALTVEAMDGKKPVIAGVLDTGYHDALAAGRDFAAAGVDGLLVLTPYYTNPTQAGIRDYFLRYADESPVPILIYEIPYRTRIAVDPEVLHELSRHERIVGMKACNTDMYHFLRTMAGLDPSFAMLSGEDTLFPLHVAAGAKGGIVVTANLLPRAWRLVFDLASSGKTAEALEVHRTLIPMMNLAFAETNPGPMKSVMGLIGVNAPAMLPPLREPRPELREALKSELSRLLTTYEGLPAAAVA; encoded by the coding sequence ATGCTCGACGCCACCAAACTCCGCGGCATTCTGCCCGCCACCCCGACGCCGGTGACCGCCGACGGCACCATCGACGTCGCGGCCTCGAAGGCGCTGTTCTCCTGGCTAAACCGCCAGGGGATCGACGGGGTGGTTCCGCTGGGCGGCACCGGCGAGTACGGCGCGCTGGCGCGGGCGGAGCGCAACCGCTTCGCCGCGCTGACGGTCGAGGCGATGGACGGCAAGAAGCCGGTCATCGCCGGCGTCCTCGACACCGGCTATCACGACGCCCTGGCCGCGGGCCGCGATTTCGCGGCGGCCGGCGTGGACGGCCTGCTGGTCCTGACGCCCTACTACACCAACCCGACCCAGGCCGGCATCCGCGACTACTTCCTGCGCTACGCCGACGAGTCGCCGGTGCCGATCCTGATCTACGAGATCCCCTATCGCACCCGCATCGCCGTCGATCCGGAAGTCCTGCACGAGCTGTCGCGCCACGAGCGGATCGTCGGCATGAAGGCCTGCAACACCGACATGTACCATTTCCTGCGCACGATGGCCGGGCTGGACCCGTCCTTCGCCATGCTGAGCGGCGAGGACACGCTGTTCCCGCTGCATGTGGCCGCGGGGGCCAAGGGTGGCATCGTGGTCACGGCCAACCTCCTGCCGCGCGCTTGGCGCCTGGTCTTCGACCTCGCCTCGTCCGGCAAGACCGCCGAGGCGCTGGAGGTCCATCGCACCCTCATCCCGATGATGAACCTCGCCTTCGCCGAGACCAACCCCGGCCCGATGAAGTCGGTGATGGGCCTGATCGGCGTGAACGCCCCGGCGATGCTGCCGCCGCTGCGCGAGCCGCGGCCGGAACTGCGCGAGGCGCTGAAAAGCGAGCTGTCGCGCCTTCTGACCACCTATGAAGGGCTGCCGGCGGCCGCGGTGGCCTGA
- a CDS encoding IclR family transcriptional regulator gives MKAGKTTRTGGMADGMAGGDAQQADAAPTVKPKADPRESSLFVGSTEKTFQILHAFDGPHRQMPLSEIAKAAGLDRSAAQRLVYTLETLGYLRRVHGTRNYALSPKLLQFSYNYLRANELIEKASPYLLEISRSVGETANLQELDGHEIVFVARFPGRHLVNIDIMVGSRLPAYFTASGTAILSRLSEEEQEEILARTDLRPLTPFTVNDPGRLRARVQEAAEKGYAVVTNETVMGDISVAAAITDEHGHAVAGLNISVPTTRWTPESAEQELARHVQVAATSISVNKFAGYPR, from the coding sequence ATGAAGGCCGGAAAGACCACCAGAACGGGCGGCATGGCGGACGGCATGGCGGGCGGCGACGCCCAGCAGGCCGATGCCGCGCCGACCGTGAAGCCGAAGGCCGACCCGCGCGAGTCGTCGCTGTTCGTCGGCTCGACCGAGAAGACCTTCCAGATCCTGCACGCCTTCGACGGCCCGCACCGGCAGATGCCGCTGTCCGAGATCGCCAAGGCGGCGGGGCTTGACCGCAGCGCCGCCCAGCGGCTGGTCTACACGCTGGAGACGCTGGGCTATCTGCGGCGCGTCCACGGCACGCGCAACTACGCGCTCAGCCCGAAGCTGCTTCAGTTCTCCTACAATTACCTGCGGGCGAACGAGCTGATCGAGAAGGCGTCGCCCTACCTGCTGGAGATCAGCCGGAGCGTCGGCGAGACCGCCAATCTGCAGGAGCTGGACGGCCACGAGATCGTCTTCGTCGCCCGCTTCCCCGGCCGGCATCTGGTGAACATCGACATCATGGTCGGCAGCCGGCTGCCCGCCTACTTCACCGCGTCGGGCACCGCCATCCTGTCGCGCCTGTCGGAGGAGGAGCAGGAGGAGATCCTGGCCCGCACCGATCTTCGCCCGCTCACTCCCTTCACCGTAAACGACCCCGGCCGCCTGCGCGCCCGCGTCCAGGAGGCGGCGGAAAAAGGCTATGCCGTGGTGACCAACGAGACGGTGATGGGCGACATCTCGGTCGCCGCCGCCATCACCGACGAGCATGGGCACGCGGTTGCCGGCCTGAACATTTCCGTCCCGACCACCCGCTGGACGCCGGAGTCGGCCGAGCAGGAACTCGCCCGGCATGTGCAGGTGGCGGCGACCTCCATTTCCGTCAACAAATTCGCCGGCTATCCGCGGTAG
- a CDS encoding cation diffusion facilitator family transporter — protein sequence MPTVTESSERKVFWVMLLTGGFMLAEVVGGIVSGSLALLADAGHMLTDFAALALAWFAFRLGRRPADPLRSYGYHRFQVVAAYTNGISLFAIALWIVVEAVGRLFDPVEVMGPQMLVIATLGLLVNILAFWILSRGGDGNLNVRGAAVHVLGDLLGSVGAIAAALIILWTGWMPIDPILSVVVALLILRSAWRITKEAGHILLEGTPPGIDAASVGAALGEVAGVSDVHHVHVWSLNTERPLLTLHAVVEDGADRNRVLRDVNRVLEERFGIRHATVQLEHGGCAHADQGHR from the coding sequence ATGCCGACGGTGACCGAGAGCAGCGAGCGCAAGGTCTTCTGGGTGATGCTGCTGACCGGCGGCTTCATGCTGGCCGAGGTGGTGGGCGGCATCGTTTCAGGCTCGCTGGCGCTGCTCGCCGACGCCGGGCACATGCTGACCGACTTCGCGGCGCTGGCGCTCGCCTGGTTCGCCTTCCGCCTCGGCCGCCGCCCGGCCGACCCGCTGCGCTCCTACGGGTACCACCGCTTCCAGGTGGTGGCCGCCTACACCAACGGGATCAGCCTGTTCGCCATCGCGCTGTGGATCGTCGTCGAGGCGGTCGGTCGCCTCTTCGATCCGGTCGAGGTGATGGGACCCCAGATGCTGGTCATCGCCACGCTGGGGCTGCTGGTCAACATCCTCGCCTTCTGGATCCTGAGCCGCGGCGGGGACGGGAACCTCAACGTCCGCGGGGCCGCCGTCCACGTCCTCGGCGACCTTCTCGGTTCGGTCGGCGCCATCGCCGCCGCTCTGATCATCCTGTGGACCGGCTGGATGCCCATCGACCCGATCCTGTCGGTGGTGGTCGCCCTGCTCATCCTGCGCAGCGCCTGGAGGATCACCAAGGAAGCCGGGCACATCCTTCTCGAAGGTACCCCGCCGGGCATCGACGCGGCCAGCGTCGGCGCCGCCCTGGGCGAGGTCGCCGGGGTGTCGGACGTTCACCATGTCCATGTCTGGTCGCTCAACACGGAACGACCCCTGCTAACCCTGCACGCGGTCGTCGAGGACGGCGCCGACCGGAACCGAGTGCTGCGCGACGTCAACCGGGTTCTGGAGGAACGGTTCGGCATCCGGCACGCCACGGTGCAGCTGGAGCACGGCGGGTGCGCCCACGCCGACCAGGGACACCGGTGA
- a CDS encoding DsbA family protein: MTVLPFNRRRAVTLLGAIGLLAGAPMALAQSPAAAPAPAAPATATTPRVLGSPDAPVEVVEYASLTCHHCAAFHNEVLPQVKKELIDTGKIRIVYRDFPLDRAALDAAVLARCVPPGRYFAILSVLFAKQDDWSHAKDPRESLSRYGLLAGLPKETYQACLDDQALSDAILQSRLDGAEKHQIDSTPSFVIDGKTHKGVLSYEAFLNAVRPLLPPS, translated from the coding sequence ATGACCGTCCTTCCGTTCAACCGACGCCGGGCGGTGACGCTGCTCGGCGCCATCGGCCTGCTGGCCGGCGCGCCCATGGCCCTGGCGCAATCCCCGGCCGCCGCCCCGGCTCCGGCGGCCCCCGCGACGGCGACGACCCCGCGCGTCCTGGGCAGCCCCGACGCGCCCGTCGAAGTCGTCGAATACGCGTCCCTCACCTGCCACCACTGCGCCGCCTTCCACAACGAGGTGCTGCCCCAGGTGAAGAAGGAATTGATCGACACCGGCAAGATCCGCATCGTCTACCGGGACTTTCCGCTGGACCGGGCCGCTCTCGATGCCGCCGTCCTGGCCCGTTGCGTGCCGCCCGGACGGTACTTCGCCATCCTGTCGGTGCTGTTCGCCAAGCAGGACGACTGGTCCCACGCCAAGGACCCGCGTGAAAGCCTGAGCCGCTACGGCCTGCTGGCGGGATTGCCGAAGGAGACCTACCAGGCGTGCCTGGACGATCAGGCTCTCAGCGACGCCATCCTCCAGTCGCGCCTCGACGGTGCGGAAAAGCACCAGATCGATTCGACCCCGTCCTTTGTGATCGACGGCAAGACGCACAAGGGGGTGCTGAGCTACGAGGCGTTCCTGAACGCCGTGCGGCCGCTCCTCCCGCCCTCCTGA
- the lspA gene encoding signal peptidase II: MKTTWAAPSAGLRLAGAIGAIVLVLDQLTKWAALEHLLEPPRLVEAAPFLNLVLGFNTGVSFGLLENDSAYGPWLLSGTALLVVAVLVVWAARSDSRAEAASFGAIAGGAVGNVVDRLRQGAVTDFIDLHAFGWHWPTFNVADIGITGGVGLLLISGLWPRRAGSEEAGERNGKPL; this comes from the coding sequence ATGAAGACGACATGGGCGGCCCCGTCCGCCGGCCTGAGACTGGCGGGTGCCATCGGCGCCATCGTCCTGGTCCTCGACCAGCTCACCAAATGGGCCGCGCTGGAGCATCTCCTGGAACCGCCGCGGCTGGTCGAGGCGGCGCCCTTCCTGAATCTGGTGCTCGGTTTCAACACCGGCGTCAGTTTCGGGCTTCTGGAGAACGACAGCGCCTACGGACCCTGGCTGCTCTCCGGGACCGCGCTGCTCGTCGTCGCGGTTCTGGTGGTGTGGGCGGCCCGCTCGGACAGCCGCGCCGAGGCGGCGAGCTTCGGCGCCATCGCGGGTGGTGCGGTGGGCAACGTCGTGGATCGCCTGCGCCAGGGCGCCGTCACCGACTTCATCGACCTTCATGCCTTCGGATGGCACTGGCCGACCTTCAACGTCGCCGACATCGGGATCACCGGCGGCGTCGGGCTGCTGCTGATCTCCGGGCTGTGGCCGCGCCGCGCCGGAAGCGAAGAGGCCGGCGAGCGGAACGGCAAGCCGCTTTGA